The Cervus canadensis isolate Bull #8, Minnesota chromosome X, ASM1932006v1, whole genome shotgun sequence genome contains the following window.
GTttttcttaccttggacatggagtatctcttcatggctgctccagcaaagtgcagccgctgctccttaccttggacatggggtatctcctcacggccaccACCACTGACCTGGGACATGGAGTATCTCCTCGCTGCTCCAGCACCACGCAGCCCTGGAGTTTTGAGTGGGGGAGGCAAAAAGcaccatttatttttcagaaagttcAGTCTGGCTACTGGATGGAGAAGGAAGTTTGGTGCAAGTGGGGGACCAGTTAGGAGGCTTGGCAGGACCCCACGAGAGGCACAATGGTTGATTCCAGCGAAGTTGGAGAGGTTCAAGTGGTGTTTGGGTGGTAGAGGTGATAGGAATAGCTGAAGGATGAGATAACGACCAGAGGAAGATGTGGGtgtgggagagaaaagaaatcaggGTGCTCTCCACTTTTATTTCACTTGAATATCTGAGTGGATGGTGGTGTTATTCATCAAGAAGGGGAAGGCTACTTTGGGAGAAGCCAAGTTAGGGAGAGTTGGGTCAGGAGATAAAAAGAAACTCAGGAGttctttttttgccatttaaGGATGAAATGTCTATGAAACATCCAGGTGGAGATGTCAAATGAGCATACAAAGAAGTGTGAGATCACAGCCTCTTATCTTCCCTCCCATGCCCCAACCCCCAACACACAAATGAGACCATATACTGTCCCCTCTCTGCAGTTTGATTTCCTACATATTTTGAAGGTGCTCCTAAGTCAGATCCTATAGACATGACTCGTGCTTGTTAATGATTGCATAAGAATCCATAGAATGGCTATACCACAATGTTTTCAATCATTCCCCAATTGATGAGTGCTTACTCTGTATCCTAGTTGCCCCATCTTGCAGTGAACAGGAAGAGAAGTCTAAACCCTAGCACCCAAAGTTCTTGTTGTCCCGCTTTAAACCAACTCCCATGCATGTACAGCCTGGAACACTGAAAGCAGGACCTGACTGAGGACATCAAGGCTGGACCATGCACGACCTTGGAGAGAAGTCAGGTTTAGGGCCGGCCCAATTACTGTCCAGTCCTTCTCAGTCTATTCTGCTGGCTTGTCATCCTCAACCCAACTTCCACATGTTGGCGTGTCTCAGGGAATAGTTGTGCACATTCCTCTCCTAACAGTACCCTCTTGAGGTGATTCTTCCCAGTCTTGTGGCTTTAAATACTACCTGTGTCCTGTTGTCTTGATAATTCTGCTCTTGCAGCCTACATGGAGAGTGGACTTCTCCAAACCTCAGACACTTAACAAATGCAAATAGGAACTCTTGACACACATGCCCAAttgtctttcttccttctccaaacCTATCATATCTACTGCCTGTATTCTCTGCAACTATATATAACACCTTCTTTACCAAGACTTGCAAGAAAATACTCTCATAGTAAACGTTCATGTCTTGAGTTTGTTCACCAACTGCCTTCAATACACCAGCAAGTGATGTTTGTTCTCTTTCCAAATTATCATGAGAACCCATGCACTATTCTTTAAATTCATGCAGCCTTTCTGGGCCAAGCCACTGCCATCTCCCAAGTGAGCTACTGCAAGAGGATTcaaactggtctccctgctttgCTTTGTGCCCTGCCTACTTATGGTATTTTCCACAGAGAGCAGTCAGAGAGAAATTACTGAATATAATTAGATCATGGCACTCCCTTGATTCAGTTCTCTCTCTGGCTCCCCAGAGCTCTTTGAGTGAGAATGAAACTCCATCATGGCTCCTTCCCACCACTGCACTGTCCTTTGTTCCCTCCATCCCCTCTCTCACtgggctccagccacactggcatCCTTTCTGCCCCTCCAGTGCCCCTCTTTTCTGCTACAAGGCCAGAGGAATTGCAGTTCTCcctgctgtgcaggctttctcccTGTTTCCCAGCAGAACTGACCACATATCATTGTCCTCAGAAAGGCCATCCCTGACCTCTGCCACTTCTCTTGGGTTCTAGGTGATATGTACcaaatcatttcatttatttccctgaGGGCATTTGTAGCAACCTTTAAgtgcatttatattttcttccatgtTTATATTCCCCACTAGAAAATAAGTTCCTTGGATGCAGGGGCTCTCTGTCTAGAAGAATGGCTGGTACAGGGTAGCCCTCCATAAATACTTACTGAAGggtcctctgcctccctctcctgaCACTCCACAGGGCCCTTCACTTTTGCCTCAGTTACAGCAGCCAGTAGTCAGAACACTTTTGATTGCAGATGTGGCCAGGAActgaaaagaggagaaggggacgtcacaGAAGCCTCTGTGGGAAAGGACTTGGAGAGTATTCCCCAGCTGCTCTCCTTGTCACTGGAGTAGCCCTGCTACTGTTGCTGGCATGTCAAGGGCCTAGGAATTGTCTTCTGACAAGTTTGTGGATTCACTGACCAAGCATGACTTTACTTCACCTCTTTCTCCTACTGTTTCACCAATTTCTGTTGGCCCTGTGGGCTGGAAGTCaaagccagagaaagagaacttGTTGAGTTCTGGTCCTTGAATTGGTCCCTCTTGTCCCTTCTGCCTCCAAACAATGGGCTGAGTAATTCTTCTTGCCATCCCCTGACCCCCTACCCACCAGCAATCATGGCTTCCTCCTTGGCCTCTGCCTCCTTGGGTCCCTCTTGGCGGCCACCTGGAATGGTGAGGCACAGCTCATCTGCCTCCTGCCTATAAGCAACCTAAGATTCTCAGGAGGTGACTCCTAAGAGTGGTGACAGTGGCCACCTTGGTCAAGGCACCAGCTGCACAGCAGGCTCCTCCTAAGTCTATGTCCCTGTCCTTGGCTGGCACTAGCCCTGTCTAGGGGTAGAGGGCTTGACTTTGCATGCTGGCAAGGCACATGTTTGTATGTCTGCTTCTCAGTCTTCTTGGGATGCTTTCCAGGCAGCGATGAGAAGGCACTGCTTCACACCCCATGGTGACCCAGTCAGTTCTGAAGGTGCAGGGTTGTTCAGGTCAAGGCAATGCTGCCACCACGGAAAACAGCTTTATATACCCATGGAAGGTGGATGGACTGGAGTGAGGGGGAGGAGAGAATATGTGCTGGGCAGATGAAACTCCATGGCCATTATAGTCCAATCACATAGTGCATATAGCCCTCTGCTagcatttcttttatttgtacGGGCAGCCCAAGCTTTAGTGGAGTGAGACATCCTGAGGAATGGCTCCATGGTTTGATCAGTTTTTATATTTGACCCCGAAGTCCACAGTTCAACATCTGGCTCATGGTAACTGTGAAACTCCTATTTAtggagggaaagggggaaaggggGAAGAGTTGTTCTTGGAACTGGTCACATCTGACTATCTCTTTTTTTATTCTGTCAGCTCTGTCTCAgtgctgactgtgtgtgtgtgtctgtgttcatgtgtgtgtacatttatacatatattgatGGGTTCCCCccaagttttattgagatataattgacatataacactatataagtttaaagtgtacaacaaaatgatttgatacatgtacaTATCactaaaatgattaccacaagaACTTTAataaacatccatcacctcagttacactttgttttccccttttaATGAGAGCTTTAAATATCTACTCTTAGCTACTTTCTGTGTTGATATTTAGTTTGTATTAAAGATCTGATCATACCAAGTCCCTCCTCGAATGTGTTGAGTGGGCCCTGTGAGCTTGGGTGTAGAGTCCAAGCATCTTAGCTTTCTTTTCAGGGCCCCTATACCTTCTAACCCCATCTTCTACCATATACTCTTGGAGATCATGAGCTCTGTCCACATAAGATGATTAGGCATGACGAGACGTGACTATGTATGTGCTAGCATGCTACAGGGCCTCGGACACAGACTAATCCCTCTGTCTGTGGTAATGGAATGCTTTCCATTCTGCCCCAACGTGCTGGGCTGCTACTCATCTTTCAGAGGTCACCTTGGGGGTTTAGTCTTCTGTGCAGTGTTGCTTGATTCCCACCAGAAAAGCTTATTGGGTGGGTCCTCCCTTCTGGAAGAAGTAGGACTCTAGCCTCTGTTGCACTCTACCCTAATGGTTGCTTGCTTGCCTACCCTCTCAGCATTTGGCCTTCCTCTCTGCTCCAATACACACTGCTCACCTTTCCTCACCTTGCCCACACCTCCAACACATCAACATTCACTACTCAAGTATCACACTGCCTGTCTCTAAGCCCCCAGTGCCAAGTGGTGGGTAAGGGTTCCCTTAATATTAACTGGTGAACTGGGAAGAGACACCTCATCCTAGAGagatttctggttttgtttttgttttgaacatGGATGTGCTGTTCGTGGTTCACATTGGGAATATCATCAAGTCGAGGGCAGAGACAAGAAGAAACAAATGCCTGGCTCTGGACCAGGTCCTGTCCCCGGCTCATGATTTGACTTTCCTCACCCATCATGGAGGATGGCACTAAGAACAGAGTGCTCTTGATTCCTCCCCTGCTTCCAGGCTTCATGAATTGAGGCTGAGTGGTTGGGAGGAGTTGGGGGGCTGAAGAACACCCAGGTCCCTAGTTCTCCCATAGTCTGGAGCAGGGACAGGGTTTCCAGCCCACACTGCCTGCTCCCAAGATCAATCTCAAAACTGGTCCATTTCCCCAGACCCCTGTATATCCCTaggctccataaatatttgtggcATTGCATTGTGAATAAATGAGTACGTGTTCTtgtgttctttaattcttctgcgCAAGTGTTGTAGAGGAAGGAAAGAGCTGGATAACCGGGAGGAATCTCTGAAAAAATGGGTCAGAAGTCTGCAGGGCTGGAGGGGGAGAGTGTCTCGTTAGCCCCAGCTCCAGGTCAGAATAGGAGTTGTTGCCTTGGTGGCGGTAATGTTGGGGAGAGTGTGTGCGTTGAGGTGGGGAAGAACCAACCCCTAAACGCGAGAAAACCATTTTTGCGTGGCTTTGTTTAGGCCGGGCAAGTGTTTTCTCAATGCCACCCACCTTCTCTTGCAAGGTGCTTGCTTTAATCATTTAAATGTTCTATGGGGAGAGAAGGATAAAACAAAACTCCATAAATCTATGTCAGAGTCCCTTGGTCCACATGGAACCCTTACCCTGGCTTCCTCTGCATACACATCCAGTTGATCGAGAGGCTGAGAACCCACACTCCCTCCCGCCAACACCAAGCCTCCCgctcccgccccctcccaccgcccGCTGCCCCGCAGCCCCGAAGCAGCCACTGGGGGAACCAAAGAGACAGAAGCCTTCCCAGCTGCCCGGACCACAGACGCCaacaccccccgccccacaccaCACGCCGCCCGCCGGCGCCCAGCACGCTAACCCACGACCGAGCGGCGGCGGCATCAGCGGGCTGCGGGCTGCAGTGACTCGCACCGGCGCGCTCCTGGCAGCGCTAGCCATCCCAGGTGACTGGGACTCGCTAGATCGGCTGGCCCGGGGTCCTCCGCCCCAGCTCGCGCCCCCGGCCCCGGGGCCCGCGCCCACCTGCCCTCCAGCCCTCTCCCGCCTCTCACTCCCCCCCGCAGGATCGCCAGAAGGGAGGTCGCGGCAGCGGCCCGGCGGCACCGGCGACCGTGGCGACAGCGGCGACagtggcggcggcggctgcggcggcggcggaggctgCGGCGGCGACCGTGGCAGAGGCGGTGGCGGAGGCCTCCGTGGCGGAGGCGGAAGCAGAGGTGGAGGCCGAGGCCTCAGTAGAGGAGGCAGTGGCGGAGGCCACCCTGGGGGAGGCGGTGGCAGCCCTGGcggaggaggaggcggaggccGCCCTGGCGGCAGCGGCCGTGGCGGTGGTGGAGGCCAGTGAGGCCGAAGCCGCCGCCGCGGCGGCAGAGGCTGCGGCGCCCGTTTTGGGGGAGTCGGATGCGGATGCCGCTGCGCAAGTGGCGGCGGCGGTAGCGGCGGCGGCCGCTGCAGCCGCGGATGCAGATGCGGGAACGGGCGGGGGCTCCGAGGGGAACCCGGACTTTCCTATGGCCTCGCTGTACGTGGGCGACCTGCACCCTGAGGTGACAGAGGCAATGCTGTATGAGAAGTTCAGCCCGGCCGGACCCATCCTCTCCATCCGCATATGCAGGGACAAGATCACCCGCCGCTCGTTGGGCTATGCGTATGTCAACTACCAGCAACCGGTGGACGCCAAGCGGGCCTTGGAGACCCTGAACTTTGATGTCATCAAGGGCAGGCCGGTGCGCATCATGTGGTCGCAGCGGGACCCCTCGCTCCGCAAGAGCGGAGTGGGCAACGTCTTCATCAAGAACCTGGGCAAGACCATCGACAACAAGGCTCTGTACAACATCTTCTCGGCGTTCGGCAACATCCTGTCTTGCAAAGTGGCCTGCGACGAAAAGGGGCCCAAGGGCTATGGGTTCGTGCACTTCCAAAAGCAGGAGTCCGCGGAGCGGGCCATAGATGCGATGAATGGCATGTTCCTGAACTACCGCAAAATTTTCGTTGGGAGATTCAAGTCGCATAAAGAACGAGAGGCCGAAAGGGGAGCCTGGGCCAGGCAATCCACCAGTGCTGACGTCAAGGATTTCGAGGAAGACACCGATGAGGAGGCCACCTTGCGATGAAAACATCCCAGGAGCGAGCCAGCCAGCAGAGCCAAACCTTGGCTCCCACCCGGTTTAcaaccccaccccccatcccattCTCCCCAACCCACCAGCAGTGTATTGTATTGGGAGTGCAGGTCTCTCTctcaccccttccttcctccttccttcactcCACCTCTGCCTTCCTGTTTGTCcgcctctgtgtctctcttgacttcccccttccctcccctcccctccccccacacccacctTGGGTGTTGTGAATAATCTTGCTAATCTGTGCCACTTGATAGTTAAAGGCTGCCTCTTCTCCTTGTGGTTTGGTTTAAAAAGCACTTTCTCTCTTTGTTTATTGCACAGGTGATGCAATGTCATGGTAGAAACatcaggaaggagaaggaaatcagATGAGGGAAAACCAAGAGAGTAATTGCTCCCCATGACCCTACTACCCGGAGACAACCACTTTTACCATTTTGGTGTGCTGTTTTCCAGGCTCTCTTATCTCCTTCTCTCTCACCCTTCCTCACCTCCACCCCGCCTTCCCTTTTAACACAGTGTTATAGAATGGTTCATGTATGTGGTGTTTCTTAACCTgctttttcaaaaactaaaaccAAACAAATGTCAACCCATTGAACTTCTTTCCGTGTTATTCAACAGGCTTGAGAAAGGTCATCTTCAGTGCCTGCAGAGTGTATCTATGGACCCTAACATTTCTGTAATCATTGCCACATTGTTGGACATTCAGGTGGTGCCTAGTTCTTTCCCTGTGTTTAAACCCAGCACTGTGTATACTCTGATGAGTGAATTCTTCCTTGTCAAGCCAAATCTTTGCTAGTGTACAGGATGTTCTTAATTGTGGACTTGCAGGATCCACATGTGGACATTTTAAAGACTGTTCCTGTGTGTTGCCAAATGGCCCCTTCATAAGCATTGTACCAATTTGTATTCATGCCAGTCACCTCAAATAGTAAAAATAGTATGCCCATTTCCCCTGCATAGTCTCCTGGTCACTGTAATtggtgtgtgtgcgcgtgtgcgtgcGCATGCGTGTGCCTGTGTCTTGGCCCACTCGATGGTTGTTTTGCTGAATTTAAATACTGTTTATCACCTCCTTTCCCTGAGCCCACTTTCTGCTCTTTTCCCCATTCTCAGAAAAATAATCCAGcttcattttaggaaaaaaaattcacaagcaGACAAGTCaacagaagaaaattaatttcacaaGTAATCAGTCTTAATGACCTCCCTGAATCATTTTCTTCTGCATCTAATAGTTACTATGAAGTACATGAAACATATTAGGCTGTATCTCTCTAGGATGTTTGTGATTCATTTGTCATGTATGTATATAGTAATGTACATATTGTTTTTATACTTGCTTTTTGACAcctaaatatgtgtgtgtgtgtttatacacacaatactctttaacttcatttcattaaagataatttaaaaatattatttctggttgttaatatttcattgaatTAATAACTAAATGAGTAGATACATATATGATAATTTActgccctttctccttttgtcagaaaaattattcagcttcattgaaggaaaaaaaaattatgaaacatacAAGTTATCCATGTCTATGTGTGTTCGTGTTTATACATGTTTTAACTGTTTCCTCATTGTTGCACTTCTAGGTTGTTGCTCATTTTTCCTTATACAAAGCTATCTAGTGAATTATAGTACACAAATCTTGCTCACTTTCCAGATCATTTCCTAAACAAATAttgaagagagaaaaatttaAGTATCAAACTATACGGGCAGTTTGGTGGCGAAGTGCATTAGTAAATGATCATCTGTAAAgatagtattttatatttgtaagatGCACCAGATACTGTAAGGTACCTAGATTACCTGTATTGTTTTCTGCACTTGGTATTGCagtcatttctgtattttctctatattttatcAGGGAAACAggagcttttttgtttttattttaggcaTATTTTATACAGTCTGTACACGAACATAATAGaaagtatttttgtttatatagCAAAAGTCACTCCTAATACCACTGCTtgacaaaatacattttaaatacataaatatctgtatgttgttgttgttcagtcactaagttgtgtccaactctttttgaccccatggactgtagcaccactgttcattatctcccggagtttgctcaaattcatgtcaattgagtcggtgatgctatctaaccatctcatcctctgccgcccccttctcctttttccttcagtcttttccagcatcagggtctttcccaatgagtcatctcttcgaatcagatggccagattattggagcttcagcttcagcatcagtccttccattgaatattcaggtttgatttcctttaggacgactggtttaatctccttgtagtccaagggactctcaagagtcttctccagcaccacaaatagATATCTACAtacctttatattttaaataaaatatgcattttttcatTGAAAGTTATTTTCACTGTAATAATTCTCTGGgaccatatttctaaatatatgttCTCCTTTTGTTCTGTTGTTACATAATATGCCATCATAGAGATGAGCTATAATTTCTACAACCAAGCTTCCTTGggctatg
Protein-coding sequences here:
- the LOC122435898 gene encoding polyadenylate-binding protein 1-like 2, with translation MASLYVGDLHPEVTEAMLYEKFSPAGPILSIRICRDKITRRSLGYAYVNYQQPVDAKRALETLNFDVIKGRPVRIMWSQRDPSLRKSGVGNVFIKNLGKTIDNKALYNIFSAFGNILSCKVACDEKGPKGYGFVHFQKQESAERAIDAMNGMFLNYRKIFVGRFKSHKEREAERGAWARQSTSADVKDFEEDTDEEATLR